The following coding sequences lie in one Arachis ipaensis cultivar K30076 chromosome B03, Araip1.1, whole genome shotgun sequence genomic window:
- the LOC107630806 gene encoding glutathione S-transferase T1 isoform X3, translating into MGKLKVYADRMSQPSRAILIFCRVNGIDFEEIKVDISKGHHLTPDFTEVNPLQKVPAIVHGNLKLSERYPTELSRRAKINSVMDWHHSNLRNGAVNYVIHTTLAPALGRQLNPKAATEAEKVLLSSLKALEDFWLNGDDGGFLCDNTQPSVADLSMVCELMQLEVLDERDRSRILSPYKKVLQWIENTRTATNPHFEEVHNILYRVKKKFEQQRARTAETGTDPSNKMGGPSKM; encoded by the exons ATGGGGAAGCTGAAGGTGTATGCAGATCGCATGTCCCAGCCTTCTCGTGCAATCCTCATCTTCTGCAG GGTTAATGGAATTGACTTCGAGGAGATTAAGGTAGATATTTCCAAAGGTCACCACCTCACTCCTGACTTTACGG AAGTAAACCCTCTGCAGAAAGTTCCGGCTATTGTTCATGGAAACTTGAAGCTCTCCGAGAG GTATCCAACTGAGCTGTCTAGAAGAGCCAAAATTAACTCAGTAATGGATTGGCATCATTCTAATTTACGAAATGGAGCAG TGAATTATGTAATACATACTACACTAGCACCTGCCCTTGGCCGTCAACTGAATCCAAAAGCAGCTACTGAAGCAGAAAAGGTTTTATTATCTTCTCTGAAAGCACTGGAGGATTTCTGGCTCAATGGAGATGATGGAGGCTTTCTGTGTGATAACACCCAACCATCGGTGGCTGATCTCAGCATGGTTTGTGAACTTATGCAACTTGAG GTTTTGGATGAGAGGGATCGCAGTCGAATATTATCTCCTTACAAGAAAGTTCTTCAGTGGATTGAGAATACAAGAACTGCAACGAATCCTCATTTTGAAGAAGTACATAATATCCTTTACAGAGTTAAAAAGAAATTCGAACAGCAGCGTGCAAGGACAGCTGAAACGGGGACTGATCCTAGCAACAAGATGGGGGGACCTTCAAAGATGTGA
- the LOC107630806 gene encoding glutathione S-transferase T1 isoform X4 codes for MGKLKVYADRMSQPSRAILIFCRVNGIDFEEIKVDISKEVNPLQKVPAIVHGNLKLSERYPTELSRRAKINSVMDWHHSNLRNGAVNYVIHTTLAPALGRQLNPKAATEAEKVLLSSLKALEDFWLNGDDGGFLCDNTQPSVADLSMVCELMQLEVLDERDRSRILSPYKKVLQWIENTRTATNPHFEEVHNILYRVKKKFEQQRARTAETGTDPSNKMGGPSKM; via the exons ATGGGGAAGCTGAAGGTGTATGCAGATCGCATGTCCCAGCCTTCTCGTGCAATCCTCATCTTCTGCAG GGTTAATGGAATTGACTTCGAGGAGATTAAGGTAGATATTTCCAAAG AAGTAAACCCTCTGCAGAAAGTTCCGGCTATTGTTCATGGAAACTTGAAGCTCTCCGAGAG GTATCCAACTGAGCTGTCTAGAAGAGCCAAAATTAACTCAGTAATGGATTGGCATCATTCTAATTTACGAAATGGAGCAG TGAATTATGTAATACATACTACACTAGCACCTGCCCTTGGCCGTCAACTGAATCCAAAAGCAGCTACTGAAGCAGAAAAGGTTTTATTATCTTCTCTGAAAGCACTGGAGGATTTCTGGCTCAATGGAGATGATGGAGGCTTTCTGTGTGATAACACCCAACCATCGGTGGCTGATCTCAGCATGGTTTGTGAACTTATGCAACTTGAG GTTTTGGATGAGAGGGATCGCAGTCGAATATTATCTCCTTACAAGAAAGTTCTTCAGTGGATTGAGAATACAAGAACTGCAACGAATCCTCATTTTGAAGAAGTACATAATATCCTTTACAGAGTTAAAAAGAAATTCGAACAGCAGCGTGCAAGGACAGCTGAAACGGGGACTGATCCTAGCAACAAGATGGGGGGACCTTCAAAGATGTGA
- the LOC107630804 gene encoding uncharacterized protein LOC107630804 isoform X1 yields the protein MVVAVMNTMLLLTTGSVLVEASPHDFFRGGGRDGEGLNYLGRLLMKLRSEFLGESSSSCEQLKFLTVVREESQGLNDLSLAGLSIHDDIEGLMFHSSKGSRYIFNEQEELSQQHINGNNFLDDIFAENAIVDDTNLNPLEFLASLFPGFAAESLVIVTLVSIRTLVQTLIEAFDGKS from the exons ATGGTTGTTGCTGTGATGAATACCATGCTTCTTCTAACCACCGGTTCTGTTCTTGTCGAGGCTTCGCCTCATGATTTCTTTCGGGGTGGAGGTCGAGATGGAGAAGGCTTAAACTATCTTGGTCGCTTATTGATGAAGCTAAGATCAGAGTTTCTTGGTGAGTCGTCATCATCGTGCGAACAATTGAAGTTTTTAACA GTCGTGAGAGAAGAGTCCCAAGGTCTTAATGACCTTTCTTTAGCAGGCTTATCCATACATGATGATATTGAAGGCTTGATGTTTCATTCTTCTAAAGGAAGTAGATATATATTCAATGAGCAGGAAGAATTATCTCAGCAGCACATTAATGGCAATAACTTCTTAGATGACATCTTTGCTGAGAATGCAATCGTGGATGATACTAATTTGAACCCTTTGGAGTTCTTAGCTTCTCTGTTCCCTGGTTTTGCTGCAGAAAGCCTTGTGATAGTGACATTGGTTTCAATTCGGACATTGGTTCAGACTTTGATTGAAGCTTTTGATGGAAAGAGCTAA
- the LOC107630804 gene encoding uncharacterized protein LOC107630804 isoform X3, with protein MVVAVMNTMLLLTTGSVLVEASPHDFFRGGGRDGEGLNYLGRLLMKLRSEFLGESSSSCEQLKFLTVVREESQGLNDLSLAGLSIHDDIEGLMFHSSKGSRYIFNEQEELSQQHINGNNFLDDIFAENAIVDDTNLNPLEFLTCWDT; from the exons ATGGTTGTTGCTGTGATGAATACCATGCTTCTTCTAACCACCGGTTCTGTTCTTGTCGAGGCTTCGCCTCATGATTTCTTTCGGGGTGGAGGTCGAGATGGAGAAGGCTTAAACTATCTTGGTCGCTTATTGATGAAGCTAAGATCAGAGTTTCTTGGTGAGTCGTCATCATCGTGCGAACAATTGAAGTTTTTAACA GTCGTGAGAGAAGAGTCCCAAGGTCTTAATGACCTTTCTTTAGCAGGCTTATCCATACATGATGATATTGAAGGCTTGATGTTTCATTCTTCTAAAGGAAGTAGATATATATTCAATGAGCAGGAAGAATTATCTCAGCAGCACATTAATGGCAATAACTTCTTAGATGACATCTTTGCTGAGAATGCAATCGTGGATGATACTAATTTGAACCCTTTGGAGTTCT TAACTTGTTGGGACACCTGA
- the LOC107630805 gene encoding probable copper-transporting ATPase HMA5 yields MANNFLALACVCNDGGSSSGHLSPRPRYPSMPRYPKGVSAAEGSSMDTMVLAKAYFCVTGMTCSACAGSVEKSIKRLPGIREAVVDVLNNRAQVLFYPTFVNEETIREAIEDAGFEATLDRDESNERNVQVCRMRIKGMTCTSCSSTVESALQAIQGVLKAQVALATEEAEVHYDPNLISYNQILVATEDTGFEATLISTGEDMSKIYLQVEGVRTERSMRLIENSLQALPGVQGIEIHPEFNKVSLSYKPDLTGPRNFINVIEETGSRRFKAKIFPEEGGRRNTHRKEEIKQYYRSFLWSLLFTIPVFLTSMVLMYIPGTKHGLDSKVVNMLTVGEIIRWVLSTPVQFIIGRRFYSGAYKALRHGSANMDVLIALGTNAAYFYSVYSVLRAATSHSFKGTDFFETSAMLISFILLGKYLEVLAKGKTSNAIAKLMNLTPDTAILLSLDSEGNVIGEQEIDSRLIQKNDVIKIIPGAKVASDGFVIWGQSHVNESMITGEARPVSKRKGDTVIGGTVNENGVLHIKATRVGSESALSQIVRLVESAQMAKAPVQKFADRISKYFVPLVILISFSTWLSWFLAGRFHAYPESWIPSSMDSFELALQFGISVMVIACPCALGLATPTAVMVGTGVGASQGVLIKGGQALESAHKVNCIVFDKTGTLTIGKPVVVNTKLLTNMVLQEFYELVAAAEVNSEHPLAKAIVEYAKKLRDEENPVWPEARDFVSITGHGVKATVRNKEVIVGNKNLMVEHNVVVPADAEDILAEAEEMAQTGILVSISGEVVGVLAISDPLKPSAQEVISILKSMNIRSIMVTGDNWGTANSIAKEVGIETVNAEAKPEQKAEKVKDLQASGCIVAMVGDGINDSPALVAADVGVAIGAGTDIAIEAADIVLMKSNLEDVITAIDLSRKTFWRIRLNYIWALGYNLLGIPIAAGALFPSTGFRLPPWIAGAAMAASSVSVVCCSLLLKYYRRPKKLDNLEIRGISIE; encoded by the exons ATGGCTAATAACTTTCTCGCGTTAGCTTGCGTGTGCAACGATGGAGGCTCGAGTTCCGGCCACCTTTCGCCGCGACCACGCTACCCTTCTATGCCGAGGTATCCAAAGGGCGTCTCGGCGGCAGAAGGGAGCAGCATGGACACTATGGTCTTGGCAAAAGCCTATTTCTGCGTCACTGGAATGACTTGCTCCGCCTGTGCCGGCTCCGTCGAAAAATCCATCAAACGCCTTCCGGGTATTCGTGAGGCCGTCGTAGATGTTCTTAACAACCGTGCTCAGGTCCTCTTCTACCCCACTTTCGTTAAC GAGGAGACCATTCGGGAGGCCATTGAAGATGCTGGTTTTGAAGCCACCTTAGACAGAGACGAATCCAATGAGAGAAATGTTCAGGTATGCCGGATGCGCATCAAAGGAATGACTTGCACCTCTTGTTCCTCCACCGTTGAATCTGCTCTTCAAGCTATTCAAGGTGTGCTCAAGGCTCAGGTGGCTTTAGCGACCGAAGAAGCCGAAGTTCACTACGATCCGAACCTCATTAGCTACAATCAAATCTTGGTGGCCACAGAAGACACTGGTTTTGAGGCCACACTCATCAGCACCGGTGAAGACATGAGCAAGATATACCTTCAAGTTGAAGGTGTAAGAACTGAGCGTTCCATGAGACTCATTGAAAACTCTCTTCAGGCACTCCCTGGAGTACAAGGCATAGAAATACACCCTGAGTTCAACAAAGTATCTCTTTCTTATAAACCGGATTTAACAGGGCCAAGGAATTTCATCAATGTCATTGAGGAAACCGGCTCGAGGCGTTTCAAGGCTAAAATATTCCctgaagaaggaggaagaaggaaCACTCACAGAAAAGAAGAAATCAAGCAATACTATAGATCATTTCTATGGAGTTTACTGTTTACTATTCCTGTTTTTTTAACTTCTATGGTGCTTATGTATATCCCTGGAACTAAGCATGGACTGGATTCAAAGGTTGTCAATATGCTTACTGTGGGGGAGATCATAAGATGGGTTCTTTCCACACCAGTGCAGTTCATTATAGGCCGGAGATTTTACTCTGGCGCATACAAAGCGTTGCGCCATGGCTCTGCTAACATGGATGTTTTGATTGCCTTGGGAACAAATGCAGCATACTTCTATTCAGTATATTCTGTTCTTAGAGCTGCTACCTCTCACAGTTTCAAAGGAACTGATTTCTTTGAGACCAGCGCTATGCTTATTTCATTTATTCTGTTGGGAAAGTATCTTGAAGTTCTGGCCAAGGGGAAGACATCCAATGCAATTGCCAAGCTGATGAACTTGACTCCTGACACAGCAATCTTGTTGTCACTTGACAGTGAAGGGAATGTTATTGGTGAACAAGAGATTGATAGCCGGTTGATTCAAAAGAATGATGTGATTAAGATTATTCCTGGAGCAAAAGTAGCTTCAGATGGATTTGTCATATGGGGTCAGAGCCATGTGAATGAGAGCATGATCACAGGCGAGGCGCGTCCTGTTTCAAAGAGAAAGGGTGATACTGTTATTGGAGGGACGGTGAATGAGAATGGGGTGCTGCATATTAAGGCCACCAGGGTTGGCTCAGAGAGTGCTCTTTCTCAGATTGTTCGACTAGTCGAATCGGCTCAAATGGCCAAGGCTCCGGTGCAGAAGTTTGCTGACCGCATTTCCAAATACTTTGTGCCTTTG GTCATTTTGATCTCGTTTTCAACTTGGCTTTCTTGGTTTCTAGCTGGAAGATTTCATGCTTACCCAGAGTCTTGGATACCATCTTCAATGGACAGCTTTGAGCTTGCTTTGCAGTTTGGGATTTCAGTCATGGTCATAGCCTGCCCATGTGCCTTAGGATTAGCAACACCAACTGCTGTTATGGTTGGCACTGGAGTTGGTGCATCTCAAGGTGTGCTGATCAAAGGAGGACAGGCATTAGAAAGCGCTCACAAG GTGAACTGCATTGTTTTTGACAAGACAGGTACCCTTACTATTGGAAAGCCTGTGGTGGTAAATACAAAACTTTTGACAAATATGGTACTACAAGAATTCTATGAACTTGTGGCTGCTGCTGAG GTGAATAGTGAGCATCCACTGGCTAAGGCCATAGTTGAGTATGCCAAGAAACTGAGAGATGAAGAGAATCCTGTTTGGCCAGAAGCAAGGGATTTTGTCTCCATTACTGGACATGGAGTGAAGGCCACTGTTCGGAACAAGGAAGTAATAGTGGGAAACAAGAACTTGATGGTTGAACACAATGTTGTAGTTCCTGCAGATGCTGAAGATATACTAGCAGAAGCTGAAGAGATGGCTCAAACTGGGATTTTAGTATCTATAAGTGGGGAAGTAGTTGGAGTTTTAGCAATATCTGATCCACTGAAACCCAGCGCACAAGAAGTCATTTCCATTCTCAAGTCCATGAACATAAGGAGCATCATGGTGACTGGGGACAACTGGGGTACTGCAAATTCTATAGCAAAGGAAGTTGGAATTGAAACTGTTAATGCTGAGGCCAAACCAGAGCAAAAGGCAGAGAAAGTCAAGGACTTGCAG gCTTCTGGATGCATAGTGGCTATGGTGGGGGATGGTATAAATGACTCACCAGCACTTGTAGCAGCAGATGTAGGAGTGGCAATTGGTGCTGGAACTGATATTGCCATTGAGGCTGCTGATATTGTCTTGATGAAGAGCAACTTGGAGGATGTGATAACTGCCATTGACCTTTCTAGGAAAACATTTTGGCGTATCAGACTCAATTACATTTGGGCCTTGGGATATAATCTTCTTGGAATCCCAATTGCTGCTGGAGCTCTTTTCCCTTCTACAGGATTTCGGTTGCCACCATGGATTGCCGGGGCTGCTATGGCCGCCTCTTCAGTCAGCGTTGTTTGTTGTTCTCTACTATTGAAATATTACAGGAGACCCAAGAAGCTGGACAACCTTGAGATAAGGGGCATAAGCATTGAATGA
- the LOC107633482 gene encoding uncharacterized protein LOC107633482, with protein MDPIIDFLENGKLPDDDKMAKALRREAAKYTMIQGQLFKKGLTQPLLKCLRPDQTDYVLSEVYEGCCGHHIGGKALARKLVRAGYYWPLMMSDSQEFMNKCRRCQKNANFHKAPAAELSLLMASQPFSQWGH; from the coding sequence ATGGATCCAATCATCGACTTCTTGGAAAACGGCAAGCTCCCTGATGACGACAAGATGGCAAAGGCATTGAGGAGAGAAGCAGCCAAGTATACAATGATACAAGGCCAGCTATTCAAGAAAGGGCTGACCCAACCTCTACTGAAGTGCCTGCGCCCggaccagacggactacgtgtTAAGCGAGGTCTACGAGGGGTGCTGCGGCCATCACATCGGGGGAAAGGCCTTAGCTCGAAAGCTCGTCAGGGCCGGCTACTATTGGCCCTTAATGATGTCGGACTCCCAAGAGTTCATGAACAAATGCAGGAGATGCCAGAAAAACGCCAACTTTCACAAAGCTCCAGCAGCTGAACTAAGCCTACTGATGGCCTCCCAACCATTCTCTCAATGGGGGCATTGA
- the LOC107633485 gene encoding uncharacterized protein LOC107633485 → MLHPVAVYEEMACMRKQQDPVAVSSECDNLKINILQKLSVCGTKWVKKLFYKIPIVVVSTGVKYETFVIGSDEDMQVLFHCQESFPEVRIHELFAKLEHGTDSSEASVPNPQLTTMGGASTSMPVVAPDCLLANRPCGAVGVVISAYPIADVGCEGEPDRVENAMREDDSDEEPADIGGDSDDDIPTNPTTRQVPSSFGTYQHAPHFSTLNLEAISQPPDIGPTFGGQGLHEGNAAGDKIGSSKYHGRCKEFDKGCTWMIRITLWQQKSTWKVRRYNGPHNCLATSISSDYRQLDYHVIYAKIFPLVRADAEVSINVLQEATEATYRFRLSYRKAWMVKQKVVAQIYGDWEEYYAELPRSILGVQSTMEGTVALLKTSPVRVGDQVDDSTVYFHRLFWTFPPCVETFRHCKTLISIDDTHLYGKYGGTLLLAIVQDGNSNILPIAFALVEGKMRSHGFSS, encoded by the exons atgctacaccctgtagcggtttatgaagAAATGGCATGCATGAGGAAACAGCAGGACCCTGTAGCGGTTTCTTCAGAATGCGACA atctaaaaataaatatattgcaAAAATTGAGCGTGTGCGGGACAAAGTGGGTGAAGAAGCTGTTCTACAAGATTCCTATTGTGGTTGTGTCAACTGGCGTGAAATATGAAACATTCGTGATAGGGTCCGATGAAGATATGCAGGTATTATTTCATTGTCAGGAGAGTTTTCCGGAAGTGAGGATACATGAGTTGTTTGCGAAGTTGGAACACGGCACCGATAGTTCTGAGGCATCGGTGCCAAATCCTCAATTGACTACGATGGGGGGTGCTTCTACATCAATGCCTGTCGTTGCACCTGATTGTTTGTTGGCTAATCGTCCATGTGGTGCAGTTGGGGTAGTTATATCAGCCTATCCGATTGCAGACGTTGGATGTGAGGGTGAACCGGATCGGGTTGAAAATGCGATGCGAGAGGATGATTCGGATGAAGAGCCTGCTGACATTGGTGGGGACAGTGATGATGATATTCCTACAAACCCAACAACACGTCAGGTACCGTCAAGTTTCGGCACATATCAACATGCTCCACACTTCTCTACCCTGAACTTAGAAGCCATCAGCCAACCGCCGGACATAGGTCCTACCTTTGGGGGTCAAGGATTGCACGAGGGAAATGCTGCA GGTGATAAAATCGGATCATCTAAGTATCATGGGAGGTGCAAGGAGTTTGATAAAGGTTGCACGTGGATGATTCGCATCACACTTTGGCAGCAAAAGAGTACCTGGAAGGTTCGACGGTACAACGGACCACACAATTGCTTGGCTACATCGATATCAAGTGACTACCGACAACTTGATTATCATGTCATTTATGCGAAGATCTTTCCTCTAGTTCGAGCCGATGCGGAGGTTTCGATAAATGTGTTGCAAGAAGCTACTGAAGCAACGTATCGGTTCAGGCTTAGTTACAGGAAGGCCTGGATGGTTAAACAGAAGGTAGTAGCACAGATCTACGGAGATTGGGAAGAGTACTATGCCGAGCTGCCCCGTTCGATCCTTGGTGTGCAGTCTACCATGGAGGGAACAGTTGCGTTATTGAAGACTTCTCCGGTTCGAGTCGGTGATCAAGTTGACGATTCTACCGTGTACTTTCATCGTCTTTTTTGGACATTTCCTCCTTGTGTTGAAACTTTCCGACATTGCAAGACTCTGATAAGTATAGACGACACTCATCTTTATGGCAAGTATGGCGGCACTTTGCTTCTGGCTATCGTGCAAGATGGAAACTCCAACATCTTGCCAATTGCTTTTGCCCTCGTGGAAGGGAAAATGCGGAGTCATGGTTTTTCTTCCTGA
- the LOC107630806 gene encoding glutathione S-transferase T1 isoform X1, which produces MGKLKVYADRMSQPSRAILIFCRVNGIDFEEIKVDISKGHHLTPDFTEVNPLQKVPAIVHGNLKLSESHAILVYLASAFTGIADHWYPTELSRRAKINSVMDWHHSNLRNGAVNYVIHTTLAPALGRQLNPKAATEAEKVLLSSLKALEDFWLNGDDGGFLCDNTQPSVADLSMVCELMQLEVLDERDRSRILSPYKKVLQWIENTRTATNPHFEEVHNILYRVKKKFEQQRARTAETGTDPSNKMGGPSKM; this is translated from the exons ATGGGGAAGCTGAAGGTGTATGCAGATCGCATGTCCCAGCCTTCTCGTGCAATCCTCATCTTCTGCAG GGTTAATGGAATTGACTTCGAGGAGATTAAGGTAGATATTTCCAAAGGTCACCACCTCACTCCTGACTTTACGG AAGTAAACCCTCTGCAGAAAGTTCCGGCTATTGTTCATGGAAACTTGAAGCTCTCCGAGAG CCATGCAATCCTAGTATATCTTGCTTCTGCTTTTACTGGAATTGCTGACCACTG GTATCCAACTGAGCTGTCTAGAAGAGCCAAAATTAACTCAGTAATGGATTGGCATCATTCTAATTTACGAAATGGAGCAG TGAATTATGTAATACATACTACACTAGCACCTGCCCTTGGCCGTCAACTGAATCCAAAAGCAGCTACTGAAGCAGAAAAGGTTTTATTATCTTCTCTGAAAGCACTGGAGGATTTCTGGCTCAATGGAGATGATGGAGGCTTTCTGTGTGATAACACCCAACCATCGGTGGCTGATCTCAGCATGGTTTGTGAACTTATGCAACTTGAG GTTTTGGATGAGAGGGATCGCAGTCGAATATTATCTCCTTACAAGAAAGTTCTTCAGTGGATTGAGAATACAAGAACTGCAACGAATCCTCATTTTGAAGAAGTACATAATATCCTTTACAGAGTTAAAAAGAAATTCGAACAGCAGCGTGCAAGGACAGCTGAAACGGGGACTGATCCTAGCAACAAGATGGGGGGACCTTCAAAGATGTGA
- the LOC107633484 gene encoding uncharacterized protein LOC107633484, translating into MQEIQNVAKEYTNDEEVSQVMAANKRQPTYNPARQPGNGERPKEHSKDGGPANAFKLFPRVGKFTNYTPLTAPIVEVYQQIADKGILSKPRQLKDRTGGNKNLYCDYHKGFSHKTQDCFDLKDALEKVIQEGKLAEFSHLIREPRRWDRDRSGDDRIRTVRPMQEPEEDNERGLTIVNIVVGRDVAPRSKSACRKDTKVLAVSSSSPALSPRRVPSISFGPEDRWFDDLPENPPMVITVRVGTGLVRRILMDTGVDSNIMFRNVFDALGLRDTDLRTHQHDVVGLGDNFIKPDGIVFLPVSIGGGRGKRSVMAEFVVLRDSTVYNLILGRKTVNEFRAVICTKLLMMKFVADDGSVGSIRGDLETVVACVVGS; encoded by the coding sequence ATGCAAGAAATCCAAAATGTGGCCAAGGAGTATACCAACGACGAGGAGGTTAGCCAAGTCATGGCAGCCAACAAGCGGCAGCCCACCTATAACCCTGCTCGTCAGCCCGGCAATGGGGAAAGGCCTAAAGAGCACTCTAAGGACGGAGGGCCAGCTAACGCCTTCAAGTTGTTCCCCCGGGTAGGGAAGTTTACTAACTACACTCCCCTAACAGCCCCGATCGTCGAGGTGTACCAGCAGATAGCCGACAAGGGCATCCTGTCGAAGCCCCGACAACTTAAGGATAGAACTGGAGGGAACAAAAACCTCTACTGCGACTACCACAAGGGCTTCAGCCACAAGACCCAAGATTGTTTCGATTTGAAGGATGCTCTGGAGAAGGTGATCCAGGAAGGTAAGCTGGCAGAATTTTCTCACCTCATAAGAGAACCTAGGAGGTGGGATCGTGACCGATCTGGTGACGACAGGATCCGCACCGTGAGACCAATGCAAGAGCCTGAGGAGGACAATGAACGTGGCCTCACCATCGTGAACATTGTAGTCGGGAGAGACGTCGCCCCTAGGTCGAAGTCGGCATGCAGGAAAGATACCAAGGTCTTGGCCGTGTCATCGTCTAGTCCCGCGCTTTCCCCCAGGAGAGTCCCGTCAATATCATTCGGACCAGAGGATCGGTGGTTCGACGACTTGCCGGAGAACCCTCCTATGGTGATCACGGTAAGAGTAGGAACTGGTCTGGTCAGGCGAATCCTCATGGACACCGGAGTCGATTCGAACATCATGTTCCGTAATGTGTTTGATGCTCTGGGCCTCCGAGACACTGACCTGAGAACCCACCAACATGATGTGGTCGGCTTAGGCGATAACTTTATCAAGCCTGATGGAATAGTCTTCCTACCAGTCTCCATAGGAGGAGGTCGAgggaagaggtcggtaatggcgGAGTTCGTTGTTCTAAGGGACTCCACGGTCTACAACCTTATCTTGGGAAGGAAAACCGTCAATGAGTTCAGAGCAGTGATCTGTACCAAGCTATTGATGATGAAGTTTGTTGCTGATGATGGGTCGGTTGGATCCATTAGGGGAGATTTGGAAACGGTGGTCGCGTGCGTGGTGGGATCGTGA
- the LOC107630804 gene encoding uncharacterized protein LOC107630804 isoform X2: MVVAVMNTMLLLTTGSVLVEASPHDFFRGGGRDGEGLNYLGRLLMKLRSEFLGESSSSCEQLKFLTVVREESQGLNDLSLAGLSIHDDIEGLMFHSSKGSRYIFNEQEELSQQHINGNNFLDDIFAENAIVDDTNLNPLEFLASLFPGFAAESLVIVTLVSIRTLVQVCSFRTGCY, encoded by the exons ATGGTTGTTGCTGTGATGAATACCATGCTTCTTCTAACCACCGGTTCTGTTCTTGTCGAGGCTTCGCCTCATGATTTCTTTCGGGGTGGAGGTCGAGATGGAGAAGGCTTAAACTATCTTGGTCGCTTATTGATGAAGCTAAGATCAGAGTTTCTTGGTGAGTCGTCATCATCGTGCGAACAATTGAAGTTTTTAACA GTCGTGAGAGAAGAGTCCCAAGGTCTTAATGACCTTTCTTTAGCAGGCTTATCCATACATGATGATATTGAAGGCTTGATGTTTCATTCTTCTAAAGGAAGTAGATATATATTCAATGAGCAGGAAGAATTATCTCAGCAGCACATTAATGGCAATAACTTCTTAGATGACATCTTTGCTGAGAATGCAATCGTGGATGATACTAATTTGAACCCTTTGGAGTTCTTAGCTTCTCTGTTCCCTGGTTTTGCTGCAGAAAGCCTTGTGATAGTGACATTGGTTTCAATTCGGACATTGGT TCAAGTTTGCTCTTTCAGAACCGGTTGTTATTAA
- the LOC107630806 gene encoding glutathione S-transferase T1 isoform X2 — protein MGKLKVYADRMSQPSRAILIFCRVNGIDFEEIKVDISKEVNPLQKVPAIVHGNLKLSESHAILVYLASAFTGIADHWYPTELSRRAKINSVMDWHHSNLRNGAVNYVIHTTLAPALGRQLNPKAATEAEKVLLSSLKALEDFWLNGDDGGFLCDNTQPSVADLSMVCELMQLEVLDERDRSRILSPYKKVLQWIENTRTATNPHFEEVHNILYRVKKKFEQQRARTAETGTDPSNKMGGPSKM, from the exons ATGGGGAAGCTGAAGGTGTATGCAGATCGCATGTCCCAGCCTTCTCGTGCAATCCTCATCTTCTGCAG GGTTAATGGAATTGACTTCGAGGAGATTAAGGTAGATATTTCCAAAG AAGTAAACCCTCTGCAGAAAGTTCCGGCTATTGTTCATGGAAACTTGAAGCTCTCCGAGAG CCATGCAATCCTAGTATATCTTGCTTCTGCTTTTACTGGAATTGCTGACCACTG GTATCCAACTGAGCTGTCTAGAAGAGCCAAAATTAACTCAGTAATGGATTGGCATCATTCTAATTTACGAAATGGAGCAG TGAATTATGTAATACATACTACACTAGCACCTGCCCTTGGCCGTCAACTGAATCCAAAAGCAGCTACTGAAGCAGAAAAGGTTTTATTATCTTCTCTGAAAGCACTGGAGGATTTCTGGCTCAATGGAGATGATGGAGGCTTTCTGTGTGATAACACCCAACCATCGGTGGCTGATCTCAGCATGGTTTGTGAACTTATGCAACTTGAG GTTTTGGATGAGAGGGATCGCAGTCGAATATTATCTCCTTACAAGAAAGTTCTTCAGTGGATTGAGAATACAAGAACTGCAACGAATCCTCATTTTGAAGAAGTACATAATATCCTTTACAGAGTTAAAAAGAAATTCGAACAGCAGCGTGCAAGGACAGCTGAAACGGGGACTGATCCTAGCAACAAGATGGGGGGACCTTCAAAGATGTGA